The genomic interval GCGACGAAGCGCTTGTCCTTGCGCGGCGAGTTGTAATGCACCGCCTGAGCGATGAGTTCCTTGCCGGTGCCCGACTCGCCGGTGATGAGAATCGAGGTGTCGCGGATGGCGAGTTTTTCCACCTTGTCGAGCACCGCGTGCAGCCTCTGCGAGGTGCCGATGATGTTGTCGAAGCGAAAACGCCCGGCGATCTCCTCGCGCAGGCTCTGGTTCTCGCTGCTCAGCTCGGTCTGGCGCAGGGCGTTTTTCACGCGGAACAGCAGCTCGTCGGGCTCGAAGGGCTTGGTGACCATGTCGTAGGCGCCGCGGCGCATGGCCTGGATGGACATCTCGACGGTCGCATGGGCGGTGATGATGATCACCGGGATGCCGGGGTCCTTGTCCTTGACCCGCTGCAGCACCTCGATGCCGGTCATCTCCGGCATGCGGATGTCGGTGATCACCAGGTCGTAGCGCCCCGCGGCGAAATCGGCCATGGCCGCCACCGGGCGGTTGAAGGCGCGCACCGCGTAGCCCTCGTCGCCCAGCACCGCCTCAAGCATGCGGCACAGGCCCTCTTCGTCGTCGATGAGCAGAATTTTCGGCTTTCGCGTCATGATGCCTCGTCCTCCTGGGCGCCGTCTTCGCCGACCGGCAGGCGCACCAGCACGCAGGTGCCGCGTCCCGGAGCGCTGTCGATGCGGATTTCGCCATGGTGCAGTTCGATGATCTGGCGGGTGATGGCCAGCCCCAGGCCGGTTCCCCGCGGGCGGGTGGTGAAAAAGGGCTCGAAGATTTTTTCCTGGTATTCCGGTGGGATGCCGCAGCCCGTGTCGGCAAAGCGCAGTTCCACGAAGCCGTCGCTTGCCAGGGCGGTGCCCACCACCAGCTCCCCGCCCTCGGGCATGGCGGCGCCGGCGTTGAGAATCAGATTGATCGCCACCTGGCGGATCTGGTCGCCGTCGAGACGCACCGGCGGCAAGTCGGCGGCAAAGTCCTTGCGCACCCGCACCTGATGCATGTCGGTGTGATTGGCGGCGAAATCGACGATCTGGTCCAGTAGCTGGTTGAGATCGGTGTCTTCCAGGGCGGGCTTGGGGGTGCGCGCGTAATTGAGCAGATCCTGCACGATCTTCTTGCAGCGCTTGCTTTCGCGCTTGATCTCGTGCACGTACTTGAACTTGGGATCATCGGGATCGAGCTTGCCTTCGAGGTAGGCGGCATAGCCCAGGATCACGCCGAGGGGGTTGTTGATCTCATGGGCGACGCCCGAGGAGAGCACGCCCAGGGACGCCATCTTGCCCTGTTGGGAGAGGCTGGCCTCCATCTCCTGGTTGCGCTTCATGATCTCGGTCATGCGGTTGAAGGTCGCCGCCAGCTCGCCCAGCTCGTCCTGGCTGTCGACCTCCATCTTGGCGTCGAGGCGGCCCTGCTTGACGCGCCGGATCACCTCGATCATGTGGTGGATGGGATTGGTGAGCACCTGCGCGGCGACGAACACCATGAGAATGGCGGCGGCGCCGACGAAAAAGGTGATGACGAACAGGCTGCCGAGAATGCGCGTCTTGATGAGCTTGGCTTCCTCGAAGAACTCGTCCTCATAGGAGCCCACCGCCACGATCCAGTCCCAGGGCTTGAAGTAGAGATAGCGCACGATCTTCATGCGCGGCAGCGGGTCGTCGGCGCCGCGCCAGGGGTAGCGGATCCAGCCGTTCTTGCTCCGCGCCATCTCGCGGACGAAGAAATTGCCGGTGAAATCGGTGCGCTCGGCGATATTGAGGCCCTCGTCCTGCGGGTGGATGGTCAGGGTGCCGGTGGAATCCATGCAGTAGATGTAGCCGGTATGGCCGACCTTCTTGCTCTGGATCTTCTGCTTGAGCTCGGCGAAGGAGCGGCGCTCGAAGGCCAGATCCTCATAGGTCTCCTCCAGATAACCGGTGGCGGCGATGATCCAGTCCCACTCGGGAAAGTAGCGATAGGCGGCGAGCTTCTGCCGCGACGCCTGATCGCCGAGCATTTCGTTGCGCCAGGGATAGATGATGAACAGCACCTGGCCCGGGGCGGCGCGCAGGGCGGCCTGGCACATGGTGCGAATGAAATAGCGGCCGTCCTCGTCCTGCTCGTTGTAGATGTTGTCGCCCTCGCGGGCCGGATGGGCGGTCAGCTCGCCCTTGCTGGTCATGGCGAAGATGTAGCCGCTCTGGCCGATGCTCACCTGCTTGAGGGCGCGCGCCGCCTCGCTGCGCGCGCGCGCCAGGCTCACCTCGCCGCTGAGATATTGATGATGATGGGATTCCACCAGGCTGTAGGCCAGATCGGCGAGGGTGCGCAGTTCGTTGCGCACCGCCTGGCGCTTGTCCTCCTTGTACACCTGAAACTGCTTGTGGTGCGCGTCGAGCAGATCCAGGGTGAAGCGCGCCATGTGATCGAGGTCGGCCTTGCTCGCCTGGGTGATGCCGCGATAGGCCTGCTGATAGCTGATGTAGCCGATCACCCCGCCGACGACAAAGATCGGCAGCACCACCACCAGCATCTTCCAGCGCAGCTTCAGGTTTTGGACGAAATTGAAGACAAGCCCGTGCATGTGGCATTCATTCCCGCAAGAGGGCCAACCGTCGATGGCGGATTAACCGCGCCCTTTCCACAGACGGCGCAGGGGACTGGTCTTGTCGCCGGCCAGGGCTTCGATCTGCGTGCGCAGACGGCGCGAGACGACGATGCGCTTTTCCGCGGCGAAGGCTTCGTGATTCTTTTCGATCTCCGCCAGGGCATAGAGATAGTTGACCATCAGGCCGCAGGACTGGCGCATGCCCTTGGGCGAGATGTCGCCCAGCCAGTTGAGCCGCTCGATGCGCGCGCCGTTGCCGAGATGAAAGCGCTCCACGGGATCCAGCGGAAAGCCGTCGGCGCGCCGCTCGTGAAAATACTGCAGGCATAGCGCCTCCAGGGGGTCGCGCAGGGATTGCGCCAAGGGCTCATCCTCCCACCAGCCCACGGCGCCAAGCACCGCGGCAAGTTCGGCCGGCGTCCCCAAAGCCTTGGCCGCCTGCTCCAGGGCGGTTCGCAGGCGCAGGATCTGGGGCGCCTCGGCGGCCTGCGCGAGTTGCTTGCCCAGCCAGCCGCCGAAACCGGGAATGGGCGAGAGGGTGGCGAAGTTTTTCAGATTGGGCAGGTCGTGGCGCAGGTCATCGACC from Geoalkalibacter sp. carries:
- a CDS encoding cache domain-containing protein, whose translation is MHGLVFNFVQNLKLRWKMLVVVLPIFVVGGVIGYISYQQAYRGITQASKADLDHMARFTLDLLDAHHKQFQVYKEDKRQAVRNELRTLADLAYSLVESHHHQYLSGEVSLARARSEAARALKQVSIGQSGYIFAMTSKGELTAHPAREGDNIYNEQDEDGRYFIRTMCQAALRAAPGQVLFIIYPWRNEMLGDQASRQKLAAYRYFPEWDWIIAATGYLEETYEDLAFERRSFAELKQKIQSKKVGHTGYIYCMDSTGTLTIHPQDEGLNIAERTDFTGNFFVREMARSKNGWIRYPWRGADDPLPRMKIVRYLYFKPWDWIVAVGSYEDEFFEEAKLIKTRILGSLFVITFFVGAAAILMVFVAAQVLTNPIHHMIEVIRRVKQGRLDAKMEVDSQDELGELAATFNRMTEIMKRNQEMEASLSQQGKMASLGVLSSGVAHEINNPLGVILGYAAYLEGKLDPDDPKFKYVHEIKRESKRCKKIVQDLLNYARTPKPALEDTDLNQLLDQIVDFAANHTDMHQVRVRKDFAADLPPVRLDGDQIRQVAINLILNAGAAMPEGGELVVGTALASDGFVELRFADTGCGIPPEYQEKIFEPFFTTRPRGTGLGLAITRQIIELHHGEIRIDSAPGRGTCVLVRLPVGEDGAQEDEAS